Proteins encoded by one window of Cyanobium sp. NS01:
- a CDS encoding flavin monoamine oxidase family protein: protein MASSQAELRNGTLADPVDVVVVGAGLSGLVAARCLQQAACSVRLIEAAEQPGGRMRGAWLPLAGGAEGPGLMPWIDLGGQWVGPSQTRMLALLERHRIRRFASPHSGDTVLVFGEQRCRFSGFFQGFPEGQPPAVPEADWADAMAALEQFQALVAQLPEGHPHHHPAAAALDRLSFQDWIDAHTHTPFAAWYFAYFCRAVGFLGPAEPEQVSLLHVLWGQRTAPQGEHPEEWLLHGGAGQLPALLAAELGESVLQLGEPVRGVEQKGPHPVVVRTDRARYPCRAVIVAMPPAMAARLQFTPELPGDRKQLQAEMAMGACAKVLVAYASPWWQEQGLAGIAIGDRPSVELCADSSDPESGCGVLAAFVAGHRYHRWAALAEAERRQAVLADLAAYLGPQARAPLAYREKDWPAEPHVGGAYAGWMPPGLWTSCGDALRRPHGRVFWAGTEVAERWPGFFEGAVRSGEEAAASVLVELC, encoded by the coding sequence ATGGCTTCTTCCCAGGCTGAGCTTCGCAACGGAACCCTCGCGGACCCCGTGGATGTGGTGGTGGTGGGGGCCGGCCTGTCGGGCCTGGTGGCGGCCCGCTGCCTGCAGCAGGCCGCCTGCTCGGTGCGCTTGATCGAGGCTGCTGAGCAGCCCGGTGGCCGTATGCGGGGAGCGTGGCTGCCGCTCGCTGGCGGAGCTGAGGGCCCCGGCCTCATGCCCTGGATCGACCTCGGCGGCCAGTGGGTGGGCCCCAGCCAGACCCGCATGCTGGCCCTGCTGGAGCGCCACCGCATCCGCCGCTTCGCGTCGCCCCACAGCGGCGACACCGTGCTGGTGTTCGGAGAGCAACGCTGCCGGTTCAGCGGTTTCTTCCAGGGCTTCCCCGAGGGCCAGCCCCCCGCCGTGCCCGAGGCCGACTGGGCCGATGCGATGGCGGCCCTGGAGCAGTTCCAGGCCCTGGTGGCCCAGCTGCCCGAGGGTCACCCCCACCACCATCCCGCCGCAGCGGCGCTGGATCGCCTCAGCTTCCAGGACTGGATTGACGCCCACACTCACACCCCGTTTGCCGCCTGGTACTTCGCCTATTTCTGCCGGGCCGTGGGCTTTCTGGGCCCAGCCGAGCCGGAGCAGGTGTCGCTGCTGCACGTGCTCTGGGGTCAGCGCACCGCCCCCCAGGGCGAGCACCCCGAGGAGTGGCTGCTACATGGGGGAGCGGGCCAGCTGCCGGCCCTGCTGGCGGCCGAACTGGGGGAGAGCGTGCTGCAGCTGGGCGAGCCGGTGCGCGGCGTGGAGCAGAAGGGGCCTCACCCCGTGGTGGTGCGCACGGACCGGGCCCGCTACCCCTGCCGCGCCGTGATCGTGGCCATGCCGCCGGCCATGGCGGCCCGGCTGCAGTTCACTCCGGAGCTGCCCGGCGACCGGAAGCAACTCCAGGCCGAAATGGCGATGGGAGCCTGCGCCAAGGTGCTGGTGGCCTATGCCAGCCCCTGGTGGCAGGAGCAGGGGCTGGCGGGGATCGCCATCGGTGATCGCCCCAGCGTGGAACTCTGCGCCGACAGTTCCGACCCCGAGAGCGGCTGCGGGGTGCTGGCCGCCTTCGTGGCGGGCCACCGCTACCACCGCTGGGCCGCCTTGGCGGAGGCAGAACGGCGCCAGGCGGTGCTGGCGGATCTGGCGGCCTACCTGGGCCCGCAGGCCCGCGCGCCCCTGGCCTACCGCGAAAAGGACTGGCCGGCCGAGCCCCACGTGGGCGGCGCCTACGCCGGCTGGATGCCACCCGGCCTGTGGACGTCCTGCGGCGACGCCCTGCGCCGGCCCCATGGGCGGGTGTTCTGGGCCGGCACCGAGGTGGCTGAGCGCTGGCCGGGCTTCTTCGAAGGGGCGGTGCGCAGCGGCGAGGAGGCGGCCGCCTCAGTGCTGGTGGAGCTCTGTTGA
- a CDS encoding PstS family phosphate ABC transporter substrate-binding protein, which yields MTTHQRGALYLATPLALAALLAGCGQAPTPQAGPIRITGSSTVFPILKLAVAGYGATARGRDVTVELSEVGTSAGLRAFCAGEAPIANASRPISTEELQACAAKGITFIELPLAFDAISVVVSGGNDWASSISTQELSRTWSAPAQGTVKAWNQVNSDWPERPLRLCSPGKDSGTFDYFNEAINGNKANSRTDVETSEDDNVIVACVADDPNAMGYLGFGYYKANAEQLKALAVDAAAGRAVAPSLQAVQDGSYQPLSRPLFIYVNDQEMRANDAIRSFVGFTVGNGLRFVEEAGSIPLPPDTYRLVESKLYRHILGTSFGGDLPVGLPIAEALRRSFDDTRKPEYR from the coding sequence ATGACCACCCACCAACGTGGTGCGCTCTACCTGGCCACACCCCTGGCCCTGGCCGCCCTGCTGGCTGGCTGCGGCCAGGCGCCAACGCCGCAGGCCGGCCCCATTCGCATCACCGGCTCCAGCACGGTGTTTCCGATCCTGAAGCTGGCCGTGGCCGGCTACGGGGCCACGGCACGGGGCCGCGACGTGACGGTGGAGCTCAGCGAAGTGGGCACCAGTGCGGGCCTGCGAGCCTTCTGCGCGGGGGAGGCCCCGATCGCCAACGCCTCCCGCCCGATCAGCACCGAGGAGCTCCAGGCCTGCGCCGCCAAGGGGATCACCTTCATCGAGCTGCCCCTGGCCTTCGATGCCATCAGCGTGGTGGTGAGCGGCGGCAACGACTGGGCCTCCTCGATCAGCACCCAGGAACTGTCCCGCACCTGGTCGGCGCCGGCCCAGGGCACGGTGAAGGCCTGGAATCAGGTGAACAGTGACTGGCCCGAGCGTCCTCTGCGCCTCTGCAGCCCTGGCAAGGATTCGGGCACCTTCGACTACTTCAACGAGGCGATCAACGGCAACAAGGCCAACAGCCGCACCGACGTGGAGACCAGCGAGGACGACAACGTGATCGTGGCCTGTGTGGCGGATGACCCCAACGCCATGGGCTACCTGGGCTTTGGCTACTACAAGGCCAATGCCGAGCAGCTCAAGGCCCTGGCGGTTGACGCGGCCGCTGGCAGGGCTGTCGCCCCCTCGCTGCAGGCGGTCCAGGACGGCAGCTACCAGCCGCTGTCGCGACCGCTGTTCATTTACGTGAACGACCAGGAGATGCGCGCCAACGACGCGATCCGCAGCTTCGTGGGCTTCACGGTGGGCAATGGGCTCCGCTTTGTGGAGGAAGCGGGCTCCATCCCCCTGCCGCCGGACACCTACCGACTGGTGGAATCGAAGCTCTACCGCCACATTCTCGGCACCTCCTTCGGCGGTGACCTGCCGGTGGGCCTGCCGATTGCCGAAGCCCTGAGGCGCAGCTTCGATGACACCCGCAAACCGGAGTACCGCTGA